Proteins encoded within one genomic window of Bradyrhizobium sp. CB1717:
- a CDS encoding vitamin B12-dependent ribonucleotide reductase, whose amino-acid sequence MRIERRHTTVGQSPYAGIEFRQTTSEIRNPDGSVVFKLDDVEVPTEWSQVASDVLAQKYFRKAGVAARLKKVEEESVPSFLWRSVPDTEALSQLPEKERFVSELSAKQVFDRLAGCWTYWGWKGKYFSSDEDAQAFYDELRYMLAMQMVAPNSPQWFNTGLHWAYGIDGPGQGHYYVDPFTGKLTKSKSAYEHPQPHACFIQGVGDDLVNEGGIMDLWVREARLFKYGSGTGSNFSRLRGEGEKLSGGGRSSGLMSFLKIGDRAAGAIKSGGTTRRAAKMVVVDVDHPDIETYIDWKVKEEQKVAALVTGSKINQKHLKLVLKACVNCEGSGDDCFDPEKNPALRREIKLARRSLVPDNYIKRVIQFAKQGYKDIQFDTYDTDWDSEAYLTVSGQNSNNSVSLKDDFLRAVETDGDWNLNARTSKKVTKTLKARDLWEKIGYAAWASADPGLHFNTTMNDWHTCKASGDIRASNPCSEYMFLDDTACNLASANLLTFYNTTTKQFDVAGYEHLCQLWTIVLEISVMMAQFPSRAIAELSYEFRTLGLGYANIGGLLMTMGLSYDSKEGRALCGALTAVMTGITYKTSAEIAAELGTFPGYKKNAAHMLRVIRNHRRAAHGEASGYEALSVNPVPLDHASCPQADIVTRAMAAWDAALELGEQHGYRNAQTTVIAPTGTIGLVMDCDTTGIEPDFALVKFKKLAGGGYFKIINRAVPSALRALGYRESEIAEIEAYAVGHGSLSNAPGINASTLKAKGFTDEAIAKVEKALPTAFDIKFAFNKWTFGEDFIRDQLGIGAEAIAAPGFDLLQAVGFTKREIEAANVHICGAMTVEGAPHLKAEHYPVFDCANPCGKIGKRYLSVESHIRMMAAAQPFISGAISKTINMPNDATVEDCKSAYMLSWKLALKANALYRDGSKLSQPLNSQLISDDEDEDDAVDHLYEKPMAARAAQVSEKIVEKLVERIIVMREREKMPDRRKGYTQKAVVGGHKVYLRTGEYDDGRLGEIFIDMHKEGAALRSFINNFAIAVSLGLQYGVPLDEYVDAFTFTRFEPAGPVQGNDSIKYATSILDYVFRELAVSYLSRFDLAHVDPNETGFDALGKGVEEGKEPDEDGGHHATKLVSRGLTRSRTDNLVVMRGGSTAVTQGNDSAPSGGSKVTALASHGASARVGDAIEGAVALKQETSHDLSPTEKLEQLQWSKAGTAQTIVPTKAERRAEAKAKGYEGEMCSECGNFTLVRNGTCMKCDTCGSTTGCS is encoded by the coding sequence ATGCGGATTGAGCGGCGCCACACCACGGTAGGACAGTCACCTTACGCGGGAATCGAATTCCGCCAGACCACGTCGGAGATCCGCAATCCCGACGGCTCGGTCGTGTTCAAGCTTGATGACGTCGAGGTGCCGACCGAATGGTCGCAGGTGGCCTCCGACGTTCTCGCCCAGAAGTATTTTCGCAAGGCCGGCGTCGCCGCGCGCCTGAAGAAGGTCGAGGAGGAATCCGTCCCCTCCTTCCTGTGGCGCTCCGTGCCCGACACCGAGGCGCTTAGCCAGCTGCCTGAGAAAGAGCGCTTCGTCAGCGAGCTCTCGGCAAAACAGGTGTTCGACCGCCTCGCCGGCTGCTGGACCTATTGGGGCTGGAAGGGCAAGTATTTCTCCTCCGACGAGGACGCCCAGGCCTTCTACGACGAGCTCCGCTACATGCTCGCCATGCAGATGGTCGCGCCGAACTCGCCGCAATGGTTCAACACCGGCCTGCACTGGGCCTATGGCATCGACGGCCCCGGCCAGGGCCATTATTACGTCGACCCCTTCACCGGCAAGCTGACCAAGTCCAAGTCGGCCTACGAGCACCCGCAGCCGCACGCCTGCTTCATCCAGGGCGTCGGTGACGACCTCGTCAACGAGGGCGGCATCATGGACCTCTGGGTCCGCGAGGCCCGCCTGTTCAAATACGGCTCCGGCACCGGCTCGAACTTCTCCCGCCTGCGCGGCGAAGGCGAAAAGTTGTCGGGTGGCGGCCGCTCGTCCGGCCTGATGAGCTTCCTCAAGATCGGCGACCGCGCTGCCGGCGCGATCAAGTCGGGCGGCACCACCCGCCGCGCCGCCAAGATGGTCGTCGTCGACGTCGACCACCCCGATATCGAGACCTATATCGATTGGAAGGTGAAGGAGGAGCAGAAGGTCGCCGCCCTTGTCACGGGGTCCAAGATTAACCAGAAGCACCTCAAGCTGGTGCTGAAGGCCTGCGTCAACTGCGAAGGCTCGGGCGACGATTGCTTCGACCCCGAGAAGAACCCAGCGCTCCGCCGCGAAATCAAGCTCGCGCGCCGCTCACTTGTGCCTGACAATTACATCAAGCGCGTCATCCAGTTTGCGAAGCAGGGCTACAAGGACATCCAGTTCGACACCTACGACACCGACTGGGATAGCGAAGCCTACCTCACCGTTTCAGGCCAGAACTCCAACAACTCGGTCTCGCTGAAGGACGACTTCCTGCGCGCCGTCGAGACCGACGGCGACTGGAACCTGAACGCCCGCACCTCCAAGAAGGTGACGAAGACGCTGAAGGCGCGCGACCTCTGGGAGAAGATCGGCTACGCCGCCTGGGCGTCGGCCGACCCGGGCCTGCACTTCAACACCACCATGAACGACTGGCACACCTGCAAGGCGTCCGGCGACATCCGCGCGTCCAATCCGTGCTCGGAATACATGTTCCTGGACGACACGGCGTGCAACCTCGCCTCGGCGAACCTGCTGACGTTCTACAACACGACGACAAAACAGTTCGACGTCGCCGGCTACGAGCACCTCTGCCAGCTCTGGACCATCGTGCTCGAAATCTCCGTCATGATGGCGCAGTTCCCGTCCCGCGCGATCGCCGAGCTCTCCTACGAGTTCCGCACGCTCGGCCTCGGCTACGCCAATATCGGCGGCCTCCTGATGACCATGGGTCTGTCCTATGACAGCAAGGAAGGCCGTGCGCTCTGCGGCGCGCTGACCGCGGTCATGACCGGCATCACCTACAAGACCTCGGCCGAGATCGCCGCCGAGCTCGGCACCTTCCCCGGCTACAAGAAGAACGCCGCGCACATGCTGCGCGTCATCCGCAACCACCGCCGCGCCGCGCATGGCGAGGCCTCCGGCTACGAGGCGCTCAGCGTCAACCCGGTGCCGCTCGACCACGCCTCCTGCCCGCAGGCAGACATCGTCACGCGCGCGATGGCGGCCTGGGATGCGGCGCTCGAGCTCGGCGAGCAGCACGGCTATCGCAACGCCCAGACCACGGTGATCGCGCCGACCGGCACGATCGGCCTCGTCATGGACTGCGACACCACCGGCATCGAGCCGGACTTCGCGCTGGTGAAGTTCAAGAAGCTCGCCGGCGGCGGCTACTTCAAGATCATCAACCGTGCGGTGCCCTCCGCGCTGCGCGCGCTCGGCTATCGCGAGAGCGAGATCGCGGAGATCGAAGCCTACGCCGTCGGCCACGGCTCGCTCTCCAACGCGCCCGGCATCAACGCCTCGACGCTGAAGGCTAAAGGCTTCACCGATGAAGCCATCGCCAAGGTGGAAAAGGCCCTGCCGACCGCCTTCGACATCAAGTTCGCCTTCAACAAGTGGACCTTTGGCGAGGATTTCATCCGCGACCAGCTCGGCATCGGTGCCGAGGCGATCGCGGCTCCGGGCTTCGACCTGCTTCAGGCCGTAGGCTTCACCAAGCGCGAGATCGAGGCGGCCAACGTCCACATCTGCGGCGCGATGACTGTCGAAGGGGCCCCGCATCTGAAGGCGGAACATTACCCCGTGTTCGACTGCGCCAACCCCTGCGGCAAAATTGGAAAACGCTATCTGTCGGTCGAGAGCCACATCCGCATGATGGCGGCGGCGCAGCCCTTCATCTCGGGTGCGATCTCCAAGACCATCAACATGCCGAACGACGCCACGGTGGAGGACTGCAAGTCCGCCTACATGCTGTCGTGGAAGCTGGCGCTGAAGGCCAACGCGCTCTATCGCGACGGCTCCAAGCTCAGCCAGCCGCTCAACTCGCAGCTCATCAGCGACGATGAGGACGAGGACGATGCGGTCGACCATCTCTACGAGAAGCCGATGGCGGCACGTGCCGCCCAGGTCTCGGAGAAGATCGTCGAGAAGCTGGTCGAGCGCATCATCGTGATGCGTGAGCGCGAGAAGATGCCGGATCGCCGCAAGGGCTACACCCAGAAGGCGGTCGTCGGCGGCCACAAGGTCTACTTGCGGACCGGCGAATATGACGACGGCCGTCTCGGCGAGATCTTCATCGACATGCACAAGGAAGGCGCAGCGCTTCGCTCCTTCATCAACAATTTTGCGATCGCGGTGTCCCTCGGTCTGCAATACGGCGTGCCGCTCGATGAATATGTCGACGCCTTCACCTTCACCCGCTTCGAGCCGGCGGGTCCCGTGCAGGGCAACGACAGCATCAAGTACGCGACCTCGATCCTCGACTACGTCTTCCGCGAGCTGGCGGTGAGCTACCTCTCTCGCTTCGACCTCGCCCACGTCGATCCCAACGAGACGGGCTTTGACGCGCTCGGCAAGGGCGTCGAGGAAGGCAAGGAGCCGGACGAGGACGGCGGCCACCACGCGACAAAACTGGTCTCGCGCGGCCTCACCCGCTCCCGGACCGACAACCTCGTCGTGATGCGCGGCGGCTCGACCGCGGTCACCCAAGGCAACGACAGCGCTCCATCAGGCGGCAGCAAGGTCACTGCGCTTGCCTCCCACGGCGCAAGTGCCCGTGTCGGCGATGCCATCGAAGGCGCCGTCGCCCTGAAGCAGGAAACCAGCCACGACCTCTCCCCCACGGAGAAGCTCGAGCAGTTGCAGTGGAGCAAGGCCGGCACCGCCCAAACCATCGTCCCCACCAAGGCCGAGCGCCGCGCCGAAGCCAAGGCCAAGGGCTATGAGGGCGAGATGTGCTCGGAGTGCGGCAACTTCACGCTGGTGCGGAATGGGACGTGTATGAAGTGCGATACGTGCGGAAGCACGACGGGGTGTTCGTGA
- a CDS encoding nucleotidyl transferase AbiEii/AbiGii toxin family protein, which produces MKDGSGRWLPSRWEDLLQKALVALDSLERGAGPWTFGGGTALAQILGHRISYDVDIFLDSSADLKNLAPNMNPVTKSLCDSWQWPGKYLKLILRDVGEIDFLNAPSYTANPTYELRFGVRSIPAERSAEIATKKLVYRASTYTARDAFDLAAVQLHDRSALGEIAQSPAITHHVVSSALNRLNLAKGQYQAEMRSLINATPLGEEFIDRACEMALEALVEIRDLIPKE; this is translated from the coding sequence ATGAAAGATGGGTCAGGGAGATGGCTTCCTTCGAGGTGGGAAGATCTCCTGCAGAAGGCGCTGGTCGCCCTCGATAGTCTGGAGCGGGGCGCCGGACCATGGACGTTCGGCGGCGGTACTGCGCTGGCGCAGATCCTGGGGCACCGGATCAGCTACGACGTCGATATCTTCCTGGATTCAAGCGCGGACTTGAAGAACCTCGCACCGAACATGAACCCGGTGACGAAGTCGCTCTGCGATAGTTGGCAATGGCCGGGCAAGTACCTGAAACTCATCCTGCGCGACGTCGGTGAGATCGATTTCCTCAATGCCCCGTCATACACCGCCAATCCGACCTATGAATTGAGATTTGGCGTGCGCTCCATTCCGGCAGAGCGGTCCGCGGAAATCGCGACCAAGAAGCTGGTCTATCGCGCATCGACCTACACGGCCCGCGACGCCTTCGATCTTGCCGCGGTCCAATTGCATGATCGTTCAGCGCTGGGCGAGATCGCGCAATCTCCAGCCATCACCCATCACGTCGTGTCGTCCGCGCTGAACCGGCTGAATCTCGCGAAGGGCCAGTATCAAGCGGAGATGAGGAGCCTGATCAACGCGACTCCGCTAGGCGAGGAGTTTATCGACAGAGCTTGCGAGATGGCTTTGGAGGCGCTTGTGGAGATTCGGGATTTGATCCCTAAGGAATGA
- a CDS encoding transglycosylase SLT domain-containing protein: MPRKRKSLLPRLRTIRRGARWVRNRFARAPRIIRIASVAAILLATIALLNIAYHVIRKPTELFAVLGNTLDKEPAETWARYAPLFRAYSTATITPELLAALAQVESSGNPVARTYWRWRWSFNPLAIYRPASSAVGLFQMTDPAFAEAARFCVRGNAVTESNCGYTSLYIRAIPSHAIELTSVYLDRQVAMVLGLAGDVKATAAQKQDLAAFIHLCGAGPATAFARRKFQMIAGTRCGDHLVAGYVGKVNAMKRQFLRLAAEDP, translated from the coding sequence ATGCCAAGGAAACGCAAGAGCCTCCTCCCTCGCCTTCGCACCATACGGCGGGGCGCTCGGTGGGTGCGAAATAGGTTCGCACGCGCACCGCGGATAATTCGGATCGCAAGCGTCGCAGCTATCCTGCTCGCCACCATCGCCCTCCTGAACATCGCCTACCACGTCATCCGCAAGCCAACCGAACTCTTCGCCGTCCTCGGCAACACCCTCGACAAGGAGCCGGCCGAGACTTGGGCGAGATACGCTCCCCTCTTCCGCGCCTATTCCACCGCCACCATCACACCCGAACTGCTGGCAGCACTTGCGCAGGTCGAGAGCTCCGGCAATCCGGTGGCGCGGACCTATTGGCGCTGGCGGTGGAGTTTTAATCCGCTGGCGATCTACCGGCCTGCCTCCAGCGCCGTCGGGCTCTTCCAGATGACCGATCCGGCCTTCGCGGAGGCCGCGCGGTTCTGTGTCCGTGGCAATGCGGTTACGGAGAGCAACTGCGGATACACGAGCCTCTACATCCGCGCGATCCCGAGCCACGCCATCGAGCTGACGTCGGTGTATCTGGACCGCCAGGTGGCCATGGTTCTCGGCCTCGCGGGCGATGTGAAGGCTACTGCAGCGCAGAAGCAGGATCTGGCCGCCTTCATCCATCTCTGCGGCGCAGGTCCCGCCACAGCCTTCGCGCGCCGCAAGTTTCAGATGATCGCTGGGACACGCTGCGGCGATCACCTCGTCGCGGGCTATGTCGGGAAGGTCAACGCGATGAAGCGGCAGTTTCTGCGGCTGGCGGCGGAGGATCCGTAG
- a CDS encoding phasin family protein, with the protein MAATQATTHNRDFSANATEACGFSDIQEPFAMLSTVENKPMKKSGRRGGKKKAGQRTGAGEQHATAAHPLPDASVEISQENERENEQEKRQENKQETEQEAETSRPIAAQVPSAAALPSGMEIAASAPVAPVEPSLAGPQAIADAYSGYIKTSLEHAWTFLGKLAAARSPVEAFELQMEYAKQACDSFVAESQKIAVLHEQMTRQRVMHLEGFVARLTQTTLEIRATRH; encoded by the coding sequence ATGGCCGCCACGCAAGCGACAACCCACAATCGCGATTTCAGCGCAAACGCGACGGAGGCTTGCGGCTTCAGCGATATTCAGGAGCCATTTGCAATGTTGAGTACGGTAGAAAATAAGCCGATGAAAAAATCCGGCCGGCGCGGCGGGAAGAAGAAGGCCGGGCAACGGACCGGGGCCGGCGAGCAACACGCAACTGCAGCGCATCCATTGCCGGATGCCTCGGTGGAGATCAGCCAAGAGAACGAACGAGAGAACGAGCAAGAGAAACGGCAAGAAAACAAGCAAGAGACCGAGCAAGAGGCAGAGACGAGCCGACCGATCGCTGCGCAGGTGCCCTCGGCTGCAGCCTTGCCGTCCGGGATGGAGATCGCTGCCAGCGCGCCCGTCGCACCGGTGGAACCCTCCCTGGCCGGCCCGCAGGCGATTGCCGATGCCTATAGCGGCTACATCAAGACGTCGCTTGAGCACGCCTGGACCTTCCTGGGAAAGCTCGCGGCGGCGCGCTCACCCGTCGAGGCCTTTGAGCTTCAGATGGAGTACGCGAAACAGGCGTGCGACTCCTTTGTCGCCGAATCCCAGAAGATCGCCGTGTTGCATGAACAAATGACCAGACAAAGGGTCATGCATCTCGAGGGGTTCGTGGCCAGGCTCACCCAGACGACGCTCGAAATCCGCGCGACTCGTCACTGA
- a CDS encoding cell envelope biogenesis protein TolA, whose amino-acid sequence MPKQLKRKLKTYQTSLGFYDQAVAAPSMKAALEAWGASSNLFHQGVAKETDDPAIVAATMAKPGVVLRRPVGSDGSFAESAALPSDLADAEDKPKRKSKPGKRAAKTAHKPSRKIDDQQARKASAAFEKEERRREAERRKEEAARAKERARRDKAVAAAEAALDEARREHEARTEQIEAERAALDERAEAEETRWGKQRTKLVEALRRARA is encoded by the coding sequence ATGCCGAAGCAACTCAAGAGAAAGCTGAAGACCTACCAGACCTCGCTCGGCTTCTACGACCAGGCCGTCGCTGCGCCCTCGATGAAGGCGGCGCTCGAGGCCTGGGGCGCCAGCTCCAATTTGTTCCACCAGGGCGTGGCCAAGGAGACCGACGATCCCGCCATCGTCGCCGCGACCATGGCGAAGCCGGGCGTCGTGCTCAGGCGTCCGGTCGGATCGGACGGTTCGTTCGCCGAGAGCGCGGCGCTGCCGTCCGATCTTGCCGACGCCGAGGACAAGCCCAAACGCAAGTCCAAGCCGGGCAAACGCGCCGCCAAGACGGCGCACAAACCGTCCCGCAAGATCGACGACCAGCAGGCGCGCAAGGCCTCCGCGGCGTTCGAGAAGGAGGAGCGGCGGCGCGAAGCCGAGCGCCGGAAGGAGGAGGCCGCCCGCGCCAAGGAGCGTGCGCGCCGCGACAAGGCGGTCGCCGCGGCCGAGGCGGCGCTCGACGAGGCGAGGCGGGAGCACGAGGCGCGAACGGAGCAGATCGAAGCCGAGCGCGCCGCACTCGACGAACGCGCCGAGGCCGAAGAGACCCGCTGGGGCAAGCAAAGGACGAAGCTGGTGGAGGCGTTGCGCCGGGCGCGCGCGTAG
- a CDS encoding zinc ribbon domain-containing protein YjdM — MTDTMKCPACSSEHAYQDRDLWVCPECGHEWSGAADAATDTAPDAGVRDANGNVLADGDSVIVIKDLKIKGSSSVVKGGTKVRNIRLQDASDGHDIACKIDGIGAMNLKSEFVRKA; from the coding sequence ATGACCGACACCATGAAATGCCCTGCGTGCAGCTCCGAGCACGCCTATCAGGACCGCGACCTCTGGGTCTGCCCGGAGTGCGGCCACGAGTGGAGCGGTGCGGCGGATGCGGCTACCGACACGGCGCCGGATGCAGGCGTGCGTGATGCCAACGGCAATGTGCTCGCTGACGGCGACAGCGTCATCGTGATCAAGGACCTCAAGATCAAGGGCTCCTCCTCGGTCGTGAAGGGCGGCACCAAGGTGCGCAACATCCGCCTCCAGGACGCCAGCGACGGCCACGACATCGCCTGCAAGATCGATGGCATCGGCGCGATGAACCTGAAATCGGAGTTCGTGAGGAAGGCCTGA
- a CDS encoding DMT family transporter, which yields MDQRTSGADALTQKDDAAPALLGVVCGLSAALFWALGFAGTRHGLKVGFTPVDLLVHRYVWSGIAFLPLVARAGISDLCGIGWGRGLVLMVLGGPVMSLISYTGFLFVPLGHGSVIQPSCATLGGLLLAALILKERISASRLAGAIIIVAGLGVIGAESIGHIGAEGVQGDLIFVLTGLMFAGFGAALRHWRVSAVSAALVINVLSLLLLPLYIATGGLAPVVAIGLWENAIQALAQGVLAGPAALYLFAVSVQRLGVARAAVFPACVPALTLLTGWLLLGEPPTLLQTAGLVTVLCGFYLAQRQR from the coding sequence ATGGATCAGCGGACGAGCGGCGCTGACGCTCTCACTCAGAAGGACGATGCGGCACCTGCGCTTCTCGGCGTGGTCTGCGGCCTGTCGGCGGCGCTATTCTGGGCACTGGGCTTTGCCGGTACGCGGCATGGGCTCAAGGTCGGCTTCACGCCGGTCGATCTGCTGGTGCATCGCTATGTCTGGTCGGGCATCGCGTTCCTGCCGCTGGTAGCGCGCGCCGGCATCTCCGATCTCTGCGGCATCGGCTGGGGCAGGGGCCTCGTGTTGATGGTGCTCGGCGGCCCCGTGATGTCGCTGATCTCCTACACCGGCTTCCTGTTCGTGCCGCTCGGCCATGGCAGCGTGATCCAGCCGTCCTGCGCCACGCTTGGCGGCCTCTTGCTCGCAGCATTGATCCTGAAAGAGCGGATCTCGGCCTCGCGGCTCGCCGGCGCCATCATCATCGTCGCCGGTCTCGGCGTGATCGGCGCGGAATCGATCGGCCATATCGGCGCCGAGGGCGTGCAGGGCGATCTGATCTTCGTGCTGACCGGATTGATGTTCGCCGGCTTCGGCGCGGCGCTGCGGCACTGGCGCGTCTCGGCCGTCTCGGCCGCGCTCGTCATCAACGTGCTGTCGCTGTTGCTGCTGCCGCTCTACATCGCCACCGGCGGCCTCGCTCCCGTCGTGGCGATCGGCCTGTGGGAGAACGCGATCCAGGCGCTTGCGCAGGGCGTGCTCGCAGGTCCCGCCGCGCTCTATCTGTTCGCCGTCTCGGTGCAGCGCCTCGGCGTCGCCCGCGCCGCGGTGTTTCCGGCCTGCGTGCCGGCACTGACGCTGCTGACCGGCTGGCTGCTGCTCGGCGAGCCGCCGACGCTGCTGCAGACGGCCGGGCTCGTGACGGTGTTGTGCGGATTCTATCTGGCGCAGCGGCAGCGCTAG
- a CDS encoding nuclear transport factor 2 family protein produces the protein MTSPRDVVLNAWKTFSSRDAERIAALFTDDAEWIAPKCNATAVALDHTDHMVGARQIARFIAQEMHKLFSEVDIAFRGVHADGDVVIVEERMRAMLPSGKPYENDYCFVFTVAGERIREVREYMDTRKGWRMVFGEGA, from the coding sequence GTGACCAGCCCTAGGGACGTCGTACTGAACGCCTGGAAGACCTTTTCATCGCGCGATGCCGAACGCATTGCCGCGCTGTTCACCGACGATGCCGAATGGATCGCGCCGAAGTGCAACGCCACCGCGGTCGCGCTCGATCATACCGATCACATGGTCGGGGCGCGGCAGATCGCGCGGTTCATCGCGCAGGAGATGCACAAGCTGTTTTCCGAGGTCGATATCGCCTTTCGCGGCGTTCATGCCGACGGCGACGTCGTGATCGTGGAGGAGCGGATGCGCGCGATGCTTCCCAGCGGCAAGCCGTACGAGAACGACTATTGCTTCGTGTTCACCGTGGCGGGCGAGCGGATCCGCGAGGTGCGTGAATATATGGACACGCGCAAGGGATGGCGGATGGTGTTCGGGGAGGGGGCGTGA